A part of Acetonema longum DSM 6540 genomic DNA contains:
- a CDS encoding helix-turn-helix domain-containing protein: MPSLGEMLRAEREKKGLTLKDIENATNIRALYLEAIEQGNYSVSPGEVFLKGFIRNYANFLGLNGAEFVELYRQSRQTPPDPELQATGTGSEMVTPVSESSSEDAIKKWLFIAAFIVIVGGGTTWWLMGDSTGGEQLPGQPEPPVPPQVQTAPVAPVQPSQAATPTTPPAAVQPKPAAKPIVVVATFSTRSWTRVTADGKLVFEGTPQRGEILTWEAQKAMELRFGNAAAVELTYNGQFLGVQGRNGQVVVKNFTAR; the protein is encoded by the coding sequence ATGCCATCTTTGGGTGAAATGCTACGCGCCGAACGGGAAAAAAAGGGACTAACATTGAAGGATATTGAAAATGCCACGAACATTCGAGCATTATATTTAGAGGCCATTGAGCAAGGAAATTATTCTGTTTCTCCCGGTGAAGTCTTTTTGAAAGGATTTATACGCAATTATGCTAATTTCTTGGGCTTAAACGGGGCTGAATTCGTCGAACTGTATCGGCAAAGCCGCCAAACGCCGCCTGATCCTGAGCTGCAAGCCACCGGCACCGGCAGTGAAATGGTTACACCTGTTTCTGAGTCTTCTTCTGAGGATGCTATAAAAAAATGGCTGTTTATCGCTGCTTTTATCGTAATTGTTGGCGGAGGGACTACCTGGTGGCTCATGGGCGATTCAACCGGCGGCGAACAGCTGCCGGGACAGCCTGAGCCGCCGGTTCCGCCGCAAGTTCAAACTGCGCCTGTTGCGCCGGTACAGCCTTCCCAAGCAGCGACGCCGACAACGCCTCCGGCAGCGGTTCAACCTAAGCCGGCAGCTAAGCCGATTGTGGTTGTCGCCACGTTCAGCACCCGTTCTTGGACACGGGTAACCGCAGACGGAAAGCTGGTTTTTGAGGGAACGCCGCAACGGGGAGAGATTCTGACCTGGGAAGCACAAAAGGCCATGGAACTGCGCTTTGGTAATGCGGCTGCCGTGGAACTGACCTATAATGGACAATTTTTAGGTGTCCAAGGAAGAAATGGGCAGGTGGTGGTCAAAAACTTCACCGCCCGCTAA
- the mnmH gene encoding tRNA 2-selenouridine(34) synthase MnmH yields the protein MPKVISLEECEKMFSPDVLPLFIDVRSPSEYRHGAIVGAVNIPLFSDEERARVGTLYKTVGSDEAKDVGLAIASGKLSDIVNRVKELNCRERPIVVYCWRGGMRSKSLVMILDLMGIQAYQLSGGYKAYRNQILNKLQKFPLKPRIAVLCGSTGVGKTTLLAKLAARGQAMIDLEQLANHRGSAFGHLGLGKPATAQNFDAHLLGQLQSMNTEPYIVVECESKRIGNVYLPDFFHQAMQQGIRILVTASIKTRTRRLMDEYMETGPDLTDAVFASLESLRKRLGNHLTNTLRDNFLQGQIADMVEQLLLHYYDPLYGYETAGLTDFDYCVCAENLDEAADQIIAYIKQGGNANAIFG from the coding sequence GTGCCTAAAGTTATTTCACTGGAAGAGTGTGAAAAAATGTTTTCCCCGGATGTCCTCCCGCTATTTATCGACGTGCGCTCGCCATCGGAGTATCGGCACGGTGCCATCGTCGGCGCCGTTAACATCCCGCTGTTCTCCGATGAAGAGAGGGCACGGGTGGGGACCCTTTACAAAACAGTTGGCTCAGATGAAGCGAAGGATGTAGGGTTGGCTATCGCTTCCGGCAAATTATCGGATATCGTCAACCGGGTAAAAGAATTAAATTGCCGGGAACGTCCGATCGTGGTATATTGCTGGCGAGGCGGCATGCGCTCCAAATCCCTGGTAATGATTCTTGATTTGATGGGAATCCAGGCGTACCAACTGTCAGGAGGATATAAAGCATACCGCAATCAGATACTGAATAAACTGCAGAAATTTCCTCTCAAGCCTCGGATCGCTGTTTTGTGCGGCTCTACCGGGGTGGGAAAAACAACCTTATTGGCCAAACTTGCCGCAAGGGGCCAGGCCATGATTGATCTGGAGCAACTGGCAAATCACCGGGGATCGGCTTTTGGCCATTTGGGTCTGGGAAAGCCGGCTACAGCGCAAAATTTTGATGCTCATCTTTTAGGTCAGCTTCAAAGCATGAATACAGAGCCTTATATTGTGGTGGAGTGTGAGAGCAAGCGAATTGGAAATGTGTACTTGCCGGATTTTTTCCATCAGGCCATGCAGCAAGGAATCAGGATATTGGTCACGGCTAGTATCAAAACCCGGACACGTCGTCTGATGGATGAGTATATGGAAACTGGCCCGGACTTGACGGATGCGGTTTTTGCCAGCCTGGAAAGCTTGCGGAAACGGCTTGGTAATCATCTGACGAACACCCTGCGGGATAATTTCCTGCAAGGGCAGATTGCCGATATGGTTGAGCAATTGCTGCTTCACTATTATGATCCACTGTATGGATATGAAACGGCGGGTCTCACTGATTTTGACTATTGTGTTTGCGCTGAGAATTTGGATGAAGCTGCTGATCAGATTATTGCCTATATTAAACAAGGAGGTAACGCTAATGCCATCTTTGGGTGA